A single Cucurbita pepo subsp. pepo cultivar mu-cu-16 unplaced genomic scaffold, ASM280686v2 Cp4.1_scaffold002736, whole genome shotgun sequence DNA region contains:
- the LOC111786774 gene encoding WAT1-related protein At5g07050-like has product MEKLDLKNVRRQAKVLGTIVTVVGAMLMTFYKGSVINFFWTGHGRHPTTPPTADAAAASNLHNDGKFIKGSILLIIATLAWAAFFILQAITLRKYTAHLSLTTMVCFLGTLQAIVVTLAMDHPRHSWSIGWDMNLLAAAYG; this is encoded by the coding sequence atgGAAAAGTTGGATTTGAAGAACGTGAGACGCCAAGCCAAGGTGTTAGGAACAATAGTGACGGTGGTGGGAGCCatgttgatgacattttaTAAAGGAAGTGTCATCAACTTTTTCTGGACCGGGCATGGCCGCCACCCAACCACACCACCCACGGCGGATGCGGCGGCGGCGTCCAACCTCCACAACGACGGAAAGTTCATCAAAGGCTCCATCTTGCTTATCATCGCCACTCTAGCTTGGGCCGCCTTCTTCATTCTCCAAGCCATAACCTTGAGAAAATACACAGCCCATCTTTCTCTCACCACCATGGTTTGCTTTTTAGGAACCCTTCAAGCCATTGTCGTCACCCTCGCCATGGACCACCCCCGCCACTCCTGGTCCATCGGCTGG